A single window of Haladaptatus sp. R4 DNA harbors:
- a CDS encoding RtcB family protein: MPIELNGSHTTARVMVEDEALVESGCLQQIQELIDHPAFTEPVRIMPDTHWGAGAPIGFTMPLPDRVVPNIVGVDVGCGMCATNLGSDLPLADADEERERRVRDAVPMGREVHEYDDAPHLVNEFPFERANEVFERFDAAYRERFGRAIDPLVFDFDGYGEAYFKSLCERVLAPQRQGMGYVIKSAGTLGGGNHFVEFAQGRESGDYWLVVHSGSRYLGKAVAEYWQGRASDYRSADEIRDAIPDEYGKFLKFDPETVGDGELFTWVTGGMGESHIRAERVREAFDGGDIEDAFDVLSGSNLRPDEGRMEDLDWLDGREAHGYYVDMLFAQQYARWNRELMSDAICAALEIRPTDRFQSTHNYIDFRDMTIRKGATPAREGQRLVVPFNMADGSIIARGKGNEEYHSTAPHGAGRTMSRGDAYDTISMDEFGEAMDGIYSESVVESVLDEAPMAYKPADAIREAIEPTAEVVEWLDVVHNLKAK; encoded by the coding sequence ATGCCTATCGAGTTGAACGGGTCGCACACGACCGCCCGCGTGATGGTCGAGGACGAGGCGCTGGTCGAATCCGGCTGTCTCCAACAGATTCAGGAACTCATCGATCACCCCGCGTTCACCGAACCGGTGCGGATCATGCCGGACACCCACTGGGGCGCTGGCGCCCCGATTGGCTTCACGATGCCGCTCCCCGACCGCGTCGTCCCGAACATCGTCGGCGTGGACGTCGGCTGTGGCATGTGCGCGACGAACCTCGGTTCCGACCTCCCGCTTGCGGATGCGGACGAAGAACGCGAGCGCCGCGTCCGCGACGCCGTGCCGATGGGTCGGGAAGTGCACGAGTACGACGACGCGCCGCATCTGGTCAACGAGTTCCCGTTCGAGCGGGCGAACGAGGTCTTCGAACGCTTCGACGCCGCCTACCGCGAGCGATTCGGGCGAGCAATCGACCCCCTCGTCTTCGACTTCGACGGCTACGGCGAGGCGTACTTCAAATCCCTCTGCGAGCGCGTGCTGGCACCCCAGCGCCAGGGGATGGGCTACGTCATCAAGAGCGCCGGAACGCTCGGCGGCGGCAACCACTTCGTCGAATTCGCACAGGGCCGGGAGTCGGGCGACTATTGGCTCGTCGTCCACAGCGGGTCGCGCTACCTCGGCAAGGCCGTCGCCGAGTACTGGCAGGGCCGAGCCTCGGACTACCGCTCGGCCGACGAAATCCGCGATGCGATTCCGGACGAGTATGGGAAATTCCTCAAGTTCGACCCCGAAACCGTCGGAGACGGTGAACTGTTCACGTGGGTCACCGGCGGAATGGGTGAATCGCACATCCGCGCCGAGCGAGTCCGGGAGGCCTTCGACGGCGGCGACATCGAGGACGCGTTCGACGTCCTTTCGGGATCGAACCTGCGCCCCGACGAGGGGCGAATGGAGGACCTCGATTGGCTCGACGGGCGGGAGGCACACGGCTACTACGTCGATATGCTGTTCGCCCAGCAGTACGCCCGCTGGAACCGCGAGTTGATGAGCGACGCCATCTGTGCGGCGCTCGAAATTCGGCCGACCGACCGCTTTCAGTCCACGCACAACTACATCGACTTCCGCGATATGACGATCCGGAAGGGTGCCACGCCCGCCCGCGAGGGCCAGCGACTCGTCGTCCCGTTCAACATGGCCGACGGATCGATCATCGCCCGGGGGAAGGGCAACGAGGAGTACCACTCCACGGCCCCGCACGGCGCGGGCCGGACGATGAGCAGAGGGGATGCCTACGACACGATTTCCATGGACGAGTTCGGCGAGGCGATGGACGGTATCTACTCCGAATCGGTCGTCGAGTCGGTGCTGGACGAAGCGCCGATGGCCTACAAACCGGCCGACGCGATTCGGGAGGCCATCGAACCGACTGCGGAGGTAGTTGAGTGGTTGGATGTCGTGCACAACCTGAAAGCGAAATAG